TCGCGGGCGCGTTGGCGGAACTCCTCAGGCTGAGTCTCGAGGTAGTCATCGACGTACATGAGCAGCAGCCGAACCCACTCCGTGCCAGGCATGCAGCCCCCCTCCAAGGCCTCACGCTACCCCCGCACCGCGCGGCCTCCTGCGGTTCGGCGTCGCTGCTCGCTTCTCACGTCCTGTCCATCCAGCGACGCCACGATGTGTCCCCTTGCTTGATCCAGGCTTCCATGTCGTCGTCGAGCACGATGCCTCCAGATACGCGATCGGGCGTGAGCGACAGATTCACAGGTACGCCGTAGCGCTCGCGCAACTGACTGGCCGTCGCGCGTATCGCCGGCATGTCCACCGAACGTTCCACCGAGGACAGCCTCAAGCGCACCATTCGCGCCCGCCTGGCGCGGACGCCCGTGACGTTCACGGTCGCCCACGAGTAGGGGTCTGGCAGGATCGGCTCGTCCAGTTCCAACTCAGCGGTGACTCGGAAGCGGACTCCGCCCATGAGGTGGAAGACGTGGCTCGGTCCCATCCATCTGTCGGGCAGCAACCTGCTGGGGTTCAGGCACGCGATCCAGCGCAGCGTCAACGCGTCGGCCACCGCATAGACCCCGCAGGTACACGACTCAACCGGCGGCACATGTGTGGCCTCGTAGATGCAGTGCGCTTCGAGCAGCGGGCCCGGGCCCGGGTGTCGGCCCGCCGGCCCGAGCGCCTGCGGTCCATGAAGGACGCCCTCGTCGTCGACCCCGAACAGCCGGAACCATCTCGTCATGTCAACGCCCCCCACGAGCTCGCAAGACCGGGATGCAGCAGAAGCGCTCGCGCCTCGACGAGCGGCACCCAGCGCACCTCTCCCTCAATCCCGCCGCGCACCCGCAGCGGCGTTGGACAGAATGCGATGACCGTTACGTAAGACCAGCCGCCGTGGTCGTCGACGTGCTCACGCTCAATCTCGACCTCGTGAAGCGACAGCCGCGTCTCTTCCGAGGCTTCGCGTAACGCCGCCTCGATCGCGGTCTCGGCGCGTCCTCGAGCACCACCGGGGATTCCCCACGTGCCGCCGTGGTGCGTCCAGTTGGCTCGGTGCTGCATCAGCACGAGGTCACCGCAGCGCAGCCACAGGCCAGCGGCGCCCCATGGCCCCCAATGATCCTCGCCGCGGGCGCAGCGAACATAGCGGGTCACCACATGGCCCTCACGTACTCGGCGAATTTCGGGTTGCAGCAGACATGCGGGGAACGGACTCGCCG
This Kribbella sp. NBC_00482 DNA region includes the following protein-coding sequences:
- a CDS encoding NUDIX domain-containing protein, yielding MTRYVRCARGEDHWGPWGAAGLWLRCGDLVLMQHRANWTHHGGTWGIPGGARGRAETAIEAALREASEETRLSLHEVEIEREHVDDHGGWSYVTVIAFCPTPLRVRGGIEGEVRWVPLVEARALLLHPGLASSWGALT